ACCAGCCCACGCGTTCAAACGCCCGCCAATACCAGGGCAGCGGCCAGTATTCATGTCGCGGCGCAGCCACCTGAATCAGCATGCGCGTCCCATCCGGATGCACCATCGCCAGCTCCTTGACGCGATCCACCAGCCGTAGCACATCCGGCACGGTCTGGGCGTATACATAAGGGTTCCGCCAGTCCGAGTGCCGGACGAAGTTTGCCTGCACACACTGCCAGCCCATGTGCAACGCCCCCACCACGCCAACCGCGACCATCATGCCCCTGGCAACCGGATGCGACAGCCACCGCCAGAGCAAGACCGCACCGGCACCAGCCAACAACACGTACCCGTGCCAAAACCCAACCAGGCACCAGGGCGTCTTGTAGGGAATGGCCGAGTAAAAGACGGTCAACAGGATGGTGTAAACCGTCAGGCACCGCAACCACCCACGCTGGATCTCCCCCAACCCTCTGCCCCGCCAGGCCGCCCACATCGCCACCAGCGCCAACCCAAACACCCACGCCTCCGTCCACACCCATCCCCGGGGCCGTTGAAACCACAGGAGCCGTTCCAGATAAAAGTACCACGGATGAATGTGTGGCGAGTCCCCCGTGGCGCGCCTCAGCCAGGGCAGATACGACAACAGGGAGTCAACCGGGCCCCGGGGATGGGTGAAAAACGAGCTGTAAAACGTGACCGAAACCAGCCCGGCAACCAGCACGGCCACTCCCAGGTGCGACAGGGACACCGTTTCCCGAAGCTGGGACCAACCCTGTTGGCCCCATTCCCATCGGGCCACAATACCGATGGCCAGCACCATGGCCGCCAGCGGGAGAACAAAAGTCTCCTTGGTCGCGTGCATGAAGCCAACGGCCACCCCGGCCGTCACCGCCCAAAGAACCCGTCGGGTGCAACCGTACTCCCAAACCGCCAGAGCAAGGAGCAGCGTGAAGAGGGCCAACAACATCTCGTGGATGAAATTCCGGCTGTAAAACACCAGGGCCGGTGAGATGGCGGTCCACAAGGCCGCCATCACGGTGGCCGGTCCGCCCATGGCCTGCCGGAGCGGCCACAAAAGGGCAATCAACGCCACACCCGCCAGGGCCGGCGTCAGCCGCAATGTGACCTCGTCCAGCTCCACGAAGCTTGCGATACCGCGGAGCCGGATCGGAATCAGCGAGAGGTAATAAAGGGTGGGCCCGTGATGCTCGTCAGGGTCGTAACGGTACGACTCGGAGCCCCAAGCAGCCGCCTGTCGGATGGCGTTGACCGCCTCGTCGTTGTGCATGGGCCGGAGGTCCAGGCGGGTGCATCGAATCCCCAGGCCCACCAGGACGACCAACACGAAGGCCCATGCCCCGACACGGGTCATGAAGCCGGAAGGGCATACACCTCGATTTCCTGCCAGCAGTTCAGCGCGCTCTGACTGCTGCCGCGGGTGTAACACCGCACGTACCGGGCCGTCACGCCCTTACCGTCCACGATCTTCCCCTCGTGCGTTTCAAAGTATTCGCGGTCGGTGCCCACGCCCTGGCCGGAGGTGTTGTCCGTATCGTTGTTGAAGAGGGTAATCACACCCTCCTTGAATTCCGGATCGTTCGACACCTGCACGATCACATCGTGGAACACCTGGATGTACCGGTGGTCGTGCCACATCACGATCGCGTAGATCCGGTAAGGCTGGCCCAGATCCACCTGCACCCACTGGGTGCCGCGCCGAAACTCCACCGTGTCATAGTCAAAGGCTTCCTTCCTGCCGTCGGTGATCTGGCTCAGTTCACCCGTGAAAGGTTGAACACTGGCGGTGACGGGCTTGCCGAGGGCCACGTTGGTGACCCCCTTCGGCACATAAAACGGCGGCCGCGGTTTGTCGGACAACGGTTCGATGTTTGGCCCGCTGGGGAGGTCCTCCGGTGTACCCTTGAGAGTGGGTGCAGGCAGTTTCAGTTCGAGCGGGACCTTTTCCTGAGCCCGCCCGGGCGCCGGACCCAGGACGCCCCACACCAGTGCCAGGCAAATTGCCGTGCTCAGAGCTTTCACAACTCGTCGTTCAGTCGTTGCCATGGTTTGATCCGTTTCGGTTCAGATTTCCTCCACAGTAACCGATCCTCTCGGTCGACGGAAGACCAAAGCGGCCGGTCGCCTCGCAGGTTCGACGGCCGCGCGGTACCGGCTATTCAGGCCGCGTGGGCGGCCGGAGCAAGCGGCGGGTTCGAATTGGCGGCATGAAAACCGATGCGCCTCCTATCAACCTACGGGACGGACCGCCTCCGCCCCAAGCCCTCACGGCTCTTCTGCCGCGCGCGTGGATCGGATCATCAGTGCAAAGCAAAACCCCCGCCTTTTCCCGATGAGGCAATTCTGGCGAAGATTTGCGGGAAGAGCCCGCGATGTCCCGAGTGATGCACCATGACCGAGCAGGACAGGCACCGCCCCGGCTCCTTTGCATGGCACGGCCGGTCCCACATGAAAAAACCGCAATGCGCGGCCGGGCGTGCCGCAATCCACCAAACCCGGAATCCCGTGGACCATGTGCGCGGGCCCTGGCAACCTCACACCGGGAATGCGGCCCGGCTCTCCACCGCTCACTGCGGCATGGAACGATCCGCCTCCAGTGTGCCGGATAGCAGTCGAATGACCCTCCGTGCCGGAGCCCGCTTGCGCGGCGGGCCGCCGGATCCTATCGTGCGACGCATGAAGGCGCGGAGTTGCGTGCTGTGGCTTGCGGGTCTGTGTTGGGTCGGATCGCTGCCGGCCCAGGACCCGGCGGTGGAGGATCGCCTGACCCGGATCGAAGGGCAGATTCGGGATTTGCTGGCCGCGCAAGCCGAGATGCAGAAGCGGATGGCCGGCCTGGTCCGGGAATTGAGTGAACTGCGAGACCAGGTCCGGTCCGGAACCGGCGACTATGCCACGCAGGCGGATCTGCGCCGGCTGGCGGATGCCGTGCAGGAGGTGGACCGGAAACGGCGAGAGGATTACCAGAAGATTGCACAGGAAATCCAGCAGCTGGCCAAGGTCCTCAGCTCCGCCAACCCACCCACACGGACCAGCCCCCCTGCCCCGGAGGAGCGTACCAGCCGCCGGCGAAGCACCTCCCCCGATGCCGGGGGCCCGGTGGAAAAGGGCTACGAATACGTGGTGAAACCGGGCGACACCCTCCACGCCATCGTTCAGGCATATCGGGAACAGGGGGTCAATGTGACCGTGGCCCAGGTATTGAAGGCCAACCCGGGCTTAAATCCCAACCGCCTCCAGGTGGGTCAAAAAATCTTCATCCCGCTGCCCGCCGAATAGCCGCCGTTTCAGGCCACCGCCCCGCAGTCGCAGCCGAGCCGGCTGGCTGGATCCCGAAACTCCCAATGACTCCGCGCGATTCAGCGGGTATCTGGTCCGGCTTTCCCCGGTGTGCGGGCTGGAAGGGGCGCACCCTGTTGCGTCATCGCCGTTCGATCATTTCCCGGAACCGGGCGAACAGCGGGGTGGCATCATGCGGGCCCGGCGCAGCTTCGGGATGGTACTGCACCGAGAAGACCGGCTTGGTGCGGTGGCGCATGCCCTCCACGGTCTTGTCGTTGAGGTTGATCCGGTCCACCACCACCTCCGAGGGCAACGTGGCAGGGTCCACGGCGAACCCGTGATTCTGCGAGGTGATCTCCACACGCCCGGTCTCCAGGTCCTTGACCGGCTGATTGGCCCCGTGATGACCGAACTTCAGTTTGAAGGTCTTTCCGCCGAACGCCTGACCCAGGATCTGATGCCCCAGGCAGATGCCGAAGATGGGAATCCCGGTGCGGAGCAGCTCGGCCACCGCACGCACGGCGTACCCCAGTGCCGCCGGATCACCCGGGCCGTTGGACAGGAACACCCCGGCCGGCTTGTACCGCAGGACCTCCTCCGCCGGCGTATGCGCGGGGACCACCTGCACGGCAAACCCGTGTTGCCGGAGCTGGCGCAGGATGTTGTATTTCACGCCGAAATCGTAAGCCACGATCGGGATGTCAGCCGGCGGGAGTTCGGGCGTTCTCGCCCCGGGGTTGTGGTTCTCCAGGTGAAAG
Above is a genomic segment from Limisphaera ngatamarikiensis containing:
- a CDS encoding flippase activity-associated protein Agl23, encoding MTRVGAWAFVLVVLVGLGIRCTRLDLRPMHNDEAVNAIRQAAAWGSESYRYDPDEHHGPTLYYLSLIPIRLRGIASFVELDEVTLRLTPALAGVALIALLWPLRQAMGGPATVMAALWTAISPALVFYSRNFIHEMLLALFTLLLALAVWEYGCTRRVLWAVTAGVAVGFMHATKETFVLPLAAMVLAIGIVARWEWGQQGWSQLRETVSLSHLGVAVLVAGLVSVTFYSSFFTHPRGPVDSLLSYLPWLRRATGDSPHIHPWYFYLERLLWFQRPRGWVWTEAWVFGLALVAMWAAWRGRGLGEIQRGWLRCLTVYTILLTVFYSAIPYKTPWCLVGFWHGYVLLAGAGAVLLWRWLSHPVARGMMVAVGVVGALHMGWQCVQANFVRHSDWRNPYVYAQTVPDVLRLVDRVKELAMVHPDGTRMLIQVAAPRHEYWPLPWYWRAFERVGWYDRFPEDPVAPVIVSAAEWDVRWDDRSGRRWLMAGMYEIRPRVFLELYVDLNLWTRWLELRKVAEEPEQPAL
- a CDS encoding discoidin domain-containing protein; this translates as MATTERRVVKALSTAICLALVWGVLGPAPGRAQEKVPLELKLPAPTLKGTPEDLPSGPNIEPLSDKPRPPFYVPKGVTNVALGKPVTASVQPFTGELSQITDGRKEAFDYDTVEFRRGTQWVQVDLGQPYRIYAIVMWHDHRYIQVFHDVIVQVSNDPEFKEGVITLFNNDTDNTSGQGVGTDREYFETHEGKIVDGKGVTARYVRCYTRGSSQSALNCWQEIEVYALPAS
- a CDS encoding LysM peptidoglycan-binding domain-containing protein, encoding MKARSCVLWLAGLCWVGSLPAQDPAVEDRLTRIEGQIRDLLAAQAEMQKRMAGLVRELSELRDQVRSGTGDYATQADLRRLADAVQEVDRKRREDYQKIAQEIQQLAKVLSSANPPTRTSPPAPEERTSRRRSTSPDAGGPVEKGYEYVVKPGDTLHAIVQAYREQGVNVTVAQVLKANPGLNPNRLQVGQKIFIPLPAE
- the carA gene encoding glutamine-hydrolyzing carbamoyl-phosphate synthase small subunit; the encoded protein is MKAVLALEDGTVYHGIGFGARASACGEVCFNTAMTGYQEILTDPSYKGQIVTMTYPHIGNYGVNDEDVESWRPHVAGFVVRELSPVVSNWRARRTVSEYLEAHGIPGIQGVDTRALTKKLRVRGALNGFISTEDVSDEEAIARARSWHGLIGVDYVREVTHPEPFRWDEGDRLSRPFHLENHNPGARTPELPPADIPIVAYDFGVKYNILRQLRQHGFAVQVVPAHTPAEEVLRYKPAGVFLSNGPGDPAALGYAVRAVAELLRTGIPIFGICLGHQILGQAFGGKTFKLKFGHHGANQPVKDLETGRVEITSQNHGFAVDPATLPSEVVVDRINLNDKTVEGMRHRTKPVFSVQYHPEAAPGPHDATPLFARFREMIERR